A single genomic interval of Aureliella helgolandensis harbors:
- a CDS encoding sulfatase-like hydrolase/transferase, whose translation MPRRACLSCLLVLLWLVGASQIIAAPPNIVVILVDDMGYGDPTCFNPNSKIPTPHIDSLAREGRRFTDAHAPGPLCHMSRYGLITGEYPFRTDVTRWPTEPLVQQDTFTLATLAKRAGYRTAMVGKWHLGFKESGYEHRLPGGPLDCGFDSFFGMRASTDIPPYFYIRGDRAVELPTDHIDDQFSDGWSKIQGVRTLSGGIAPSLKLPDVLPRFTDEAIEVISGHPQDAQEPLFLYVALPAPHTPWLPSSEFAGKSSASLYGDFAMMIDAQIGRILQALTDAQMADDTLVVFTSDNGPCWHPADVERFDHDAVGGLKGMKADAWEGGHRMPFIIRWPGHVAPSSTSEQLVCFTDLMATFASLLGVELPPQAGPDSFDFSPALLMQADLTSTQPAPMREQFVMRAGSAPSMMTIRSGDWKLITQLGSGGFSPPRIVRPGPDDPAGQLYNLAEDLGETTNLYATHPDIVAQLETELRSIMDAGRSRSVSARVDAATLKGKVMCGYQGWFNCEGDGADLGWTHWSRNNRRTMGPGNVTVDLWPDLTEFTEEERFATEFQLADGAPAEVFSSANRATVLRHFQWMQDYGLDGVFLQRFANGLKSGAMLEHKNKVLAHVREGAAQTGRCYALMYDLSGLRGGGVARVYNDWHGLVQTQGMTKDAGYVHHEGKPLVAIWGIGFNDGRKYTLEECQRLIASLKDDGCAIMLGVPTGWREGVRDATNDPLLQEIVAMADIISPWTVGRYQTPAQATNHGEAFWTPDQQWCLQHEIDFLPVAFPGFSWHNLKGAELDAIPRLGGEFLWSQVVAAKQAGCEMLYVAMFDEVDEGTAIFKCTNNTPVGEDIQFLTYEGLPSDHYLKIVGQAARTLRGEIPLRTSLQQ comes from the coding sequence ATGCCACGCCGTGCTTGCTTGAGTTGCCTATTGGTCCTGCTGTGGCTCGTAGGTGCTAGCCAGATAATCGCAGCTCCACCCAATATAGTCGTCATTTTGGTGGACGACATGGGATATGGTGATCCAACTTGCTTCAATCCCAATTCCAAAATCCCGACGCCTCATATCGATAGCTTGGCGCGCGAGGGGCGTAGGTTTACCGACGCGCATGCCCCTGGGCCCTTGTGCCATATGTCGCGCTACGGACTGATCACCGGTGAGTACCCGTTCCGCACCGATGTAACCCGTTGGCCAACAGAACCGCTAGTCCAGCAAGATACTTTTACACTCGCAACCTTAGCGAAACGCGCGGGCTACCGTACTGCGATGGTTGGGAAGTGGCACTTGGGCTTCAAGGAGTCGGGCTACGAACATCGACTCCCGGGCGGCCCACTAGACTGTGGATTTGATTCCTTTTTTGGAATGCGTGCCTCCACCGATATTCCACCCTATTTCTATATTCGCGGGGATCGCGCTGTCGAATTGCCAACGGATCACATTGATGATCAGTTTTCGGATGGCTGGTCGAAGATTCAAGGGGTGCGAACTCTCTCTGGCGGAATTGCGCCGAGTTTGAAGTTACCTGACGTCCTTCCTCGTTTTACAGACGAAGCCATAGAAGTCATCTCAGGACACCCTCAAGACGCACAAGAGCCACTGTTCCTGTACGTTGCTTTGCCCGCACCACATACCCCCTGGCTGCCGTCAAGCGAGTTCGCGGGAAAAAGTTCAGCCAGTTTATACGGTGACTTTGCGATGATGATCGATGCCCAAATTGGGCGCATCCTGCAAGCTTTAACGGATGCTCAGATGGCCGATGACACATTGGTCGTGTTTACTTCCGACAATGGCCCCTGTTGGCATCCGGCCGATGTCGAACGCTTCGACCATGATGCCGTTGGTGGACTCAAAGGAATGAAGGCGGACGCTTGGGAAGGGGGCCACCGCATGCCCTTTATCATCCGCTGGCCAGGCCATGTCGCCCCCAGCTCCACGAGTGAACAACTCGTCTGCTTTACAGATCTCATGGCAACGTTTGCATCGCTTCTCGGTGTCGAATTGCCTCCCCAGGCAGGCCCCGATAGTTTCGACTTTTCTCCCGCCCTGCTCATGCAAGCCGATTTGACTAGCACTCAACCGGCACCAATGCGGGAGCAGTTCGTCATGCGCGCCGGCTCTGCCCCATCCATGATGACGATACGCTCCGGGGACTGGAAGCTGATCACGCAGCTCGGATCGGGAGGTTTCAGCCCACCACGCATTGTTCGGCCCGGTCCCGATGATCCCGCCGGTCAACTTTACAACCTAGCCGAAGACCTGGGAGAGACGACGAATCTGTACGCCACCCACCCTGACATCGTAGCGCAGCTAGAAACCGAGTTGCGATCGATCATGGATGCAGGTCGCAGTCGCTCCGTTTCTGCCCGCGTGGATGCGGCGACTCTCAAGGGCAAGGTGATGTGCGGCTATCAAGGCTGGTTCAATTGCGAAGGTGACGGAGCCGACTTAGGCTGGACGCACTGGTCCAGGAACAACCGGCGCACCATGGGGCCAGGAAATGTAACAGTGGATCTCTGGCCGGATTTAACCGAATTCACAGAAGAGGAGCGTTTTGCGACTGAATTCCAACTGGCTGATGGGGCTCCCGCAGAGGTCTTCAGTAGTGCCAATCGCGCAACGGTCCTGCGTCATTTTCAGTGGATGCAAGACTATGGACTGGATGGAGTGTTCCTACAACGCTTTGCCAATGGCCTCAAGAGTGGTGCCATGCTGGAGCACAAGAATAAAGTGCTAGCGCACGTGCGGGAGGGAGCTGCCCAGACGGGCCGGTGCTACGCCCTGATGTACGATCTCAGTGGACTACGTGGCGGTGGTGTCGCCCGAGTCTACAATGACTGGCATGGTCTCGTTCAAACTCAGGGCATGACGAAAGACGCCGGATACGTGCATCATGAAGGTAAACCCTTGGTCGCCATCTGGGGCATCGGTTTTAACGATGGCCGCAAGTACACGCTGGAAGAATGCCAACGTCTCATTGCGTCGCTGAAGGATGATGGCTGCGCAATCATGCTTGGCGTCCCCACCGGCTGGCGAGAAGGCGTGCGCGACGCAACGAACGATCCGTTGCTTCAAGAGATCGTGGCGATGGCCGATATTATCAGCCCCTGGACGGTAGGACGCTATCAAACTCCAGCACAAGCGACCAACCACGGGGAAGCATTTTGGACGCCCGATCAGCAATGGTGCCTTCAGCATGAAATCGACTTCCTGCCGGTCGCTTTTCCGGGTTTCAGTTGGCACAATCTAAAAGGAGCGGAGCTAGATGCCATTCCAAGGCTCGGCGGCGAATTCCTGTGGTCCCAAGTTGTTGCGGCTAAGCAGGCTGGCTGCGAGATGTTGTACGTTGCCATGTTCGACGAAGTCGATGAGGGGACGGCAATCTTCAAATGCACCAACAACACACCCGTTGGCGAAGATATTCAGTTCCTTACGTATGAAGGACTACCAAGCGATCACTACTTAAAGATCGTCGGCCAAGCAGCTCGAACCCTTCGAGGCGAAATCCCTTTGCGAACCTCGCTTCAGCAATGA
- a CDS encoding DUF3302 domain-containing protein: MNQLIEYQFASLGPALRIVVLLFMLGFALLLCGVIVAIAMLPGRIAKGRQHPQAEAIAICGWVGLPTGILWAAALVWAFVKTSDSAADNVDLANDANWRSLSDQVAGLEATVAKLEQALAGGRR, from the coding sequence TTGAATCAACTTATCGAATATCAGTTTGCCTCGCTTGGGCCCGCACTGCGGATTGTGGTGCTGTTGTTTATGCTGGGCTTTGCCCTCCTTCTCTGCGGAGTGATCGTTGCAATTGCAATGTTGCCGGGACGTATTGCCAAGGGCCGACAGCATCCCCAGGCCGAAGCTATCGCCATTTGTGGATGGGTGGGCTTACCGACGGGTATCTTGTGGGCCGCGGCTCTGGTGTGGGCTTTTGTAAAAACTTCAGACTCGGCCGCCGACAATGTTGATTTGGCCAATGACGCTAATTGGAGAAGTCTCAGTGATCAAGTTGCAGGATTGGAAGCGACCGTTGCGAAGCTGGAACAAGCTCTAGCAGGAGGACGGCGATGA
- a CDS encoding CobW-like GTP-binding protein, protein MSDPIQFVMVGGFLGAGKTTLIAKLAQKFQAEGKHVCVVTNDQAAGLVDTELLRSQGLEVNEVAGSCFCCNFNGLTDAMDEFDRRQRPDVILAEPVGSCTDLIATIAMPMMERLGGRFVHSPYAVLLKPSHGLRILSGQSGGFSPKAEYIFRKQLEEAEIVLLNRIDELSAEEVQRLTTYIHEQYPGREVIGISARTGENVDAVFTSLHRIASPRDTTMEVDYDVYAAGEAELGWLNCTCTLGGKRPIALDAVATDLVEQLRTQLLALNAEPAHLKVLCSSDGNTSVANLVSSDSSTFLSVSSDSQATEVKVLVNARVCLTPEALTLAVRTAIQTIADQFEATADISQLESFRPGRPVPTHRITR, encoded by the coding sequence ATGTCCGATCCAATTCAGTTCGTAATGGTGGGTGGTTTCCTTGGAGCAGGCAAAACGACGTTGATTGCCAAGCTCGCTCAGAAGTTTCAAGCCGAAGGCAAACATGTTTGCGTCGTCACCAACGACCAAGCTGCCGGCTTAGTCGACACCGAGTTGCTACGAAGCCAAGGACTGGAGGTCAATGAAGTCGCCGGCTCATGCTTCTGTTGCAATTTCAACGGCTTAACCGACGCCATGGATGAATTTGACCGTCGCCAGCGTCCCGACGTCATCTTGGCAGAACCAGTGGGCAGTTGCACCGACCTGATCGCCACCATTGCCATGCCCATGATGGAGCGGCTCGGTGGGCGTTTCGTGCACAGCCCCTATGCCGTATTGTTAAAACCGAGCCACGGCCTCCGCATTCTGTCAGGCCAGAGTGGCGGATTCTCTCCCAAAGCCGAGTACATCTTCCGCAAGCAGCTCGAGGAGGCAGAAATTGTCCTACTAAATCGAATCGATGAACTCTCCGCCGAAGAAGTGCAAAGACTGACTACGTATATCCATGAGCAATACCCAGGGCGAGAAGTGATCGGTATCTCTGCGCGAACTGGCGAGAACGTGGATGCCGTTTTCACATCCTTGCACCGGATCGCTTCCCCGCGAGACACCACCATGGAGGTTGATTACGATGTCTACGCAGCAGGGGAAGCGGAGCTGGGTTGGCTCAACTGCACGTGCACGCTGGGCGGCAAACGGCCTATCGCCCTGGACGCCGTCGCCACCGATTTGGTCGAGCAACTCCGTACACAACTTTTAGCATTGAACGCTGAACCAGCTCATTTGAAAGTTCTCTGCTCGAGCGACGGCAATACCAGTGTCGCCAATTTGGTCAGTAGCGATTCGAGCACTTTTCTATCGGTCAGTTCCGACTCGCAGGCTACGGAAGTCAAGGTCCTAGTCAACGCACGCGTATGCCTGACTCCCGAAGCTCTAACACTCGCCGTTCGCACTGCCATTCAAACCATCGCCGACCAATTCGAAGCAACCGCTGACATTTCCCAGTTGGAGAGCTTCCGCCCGGGACGGCCCGTCCCAACCCACCGCATTACCCGATAA
- a CDS encoding glycerophosphodiester phosphodiesterase family protein, giving the protein MFFQIVRSVKLNLVKLFFCDLLFKVIAFILLTPFIGFTFHLFLAASGRSVLADADIAKFFLHPIGWLAFMLVGGASVCVFAIEQAIMLVVLLTARNGHALRPSRTVLFVLQHMSQLLRLTCRMVAWLGCLAFPFLAVGGTIFWLLLTDHDINFYLTAKPPKFWLAVGLIAAVLLGLAITWVRRIASWSLALPILLFEDRNPRESLLESCHRTRGKLKPIAFAFVCWGVGSGLMGMALSAIALGIGQSIVPHFTGSLWMLVLAVGSVAMLVTLANWTANFMSNATCAALVTELYFQFAAPEQFNFDRFPDPEQKIWQINMSSRALVLTLGLLGLAAALVGSSVFRGIQLEDRVEITAHRGGAGNGPENTLAAIRQSIEQGTDWIEIDVQESRDGVVMVAHDSDLKKVAGNPVKIWEASAAELRAIDIGSYFSTEFSDQRMPTLEEVLVACKGRAKVNIELKYYGHTQSLEQRVVELVEKHQMQSEIVIMSLDSQGLRRMKQLRPDWTAGLLTAVAVGDLTRASADFLAVNSKLATRKFIANSHNRSKPVYVWTINDGYAMSAMMSRGANNIITDFPLRARRVLDQRAGLSTPERLMVELAFYLGLKIPVGGEP; this is encoded by the coding sequence ATGTTTTTCCAAATTGTTCGATCCGTAAAGCTCAACCTAGTCAAGCTGTTTTTCTGCGACTTGTTGTTCAAGGTAATCGCATTCATTCTCTTAACTCCCTTCATTGGCTTCACCTTCCACCTGTTCTTGGCCGCAAGCGGTCGCTCAGTGCTAGCTGATGCAGATATCGCAAAATTCTTCCTCCATCCGATCGGCTGGCTCGCTTTCATGCTGGTAGGAGGTGCCAGCGTTTGCGTGTTTGCGATTGAACAAGCGATCATGCTGGTAGTGCTGTTGACCGCTCGGAACGGCCACGCGTTGCGTCCCAGCCGCACCGTGCTCTTCGTCCTCCAACACATGAGCCAACTACTCCGTTTAACCTGTCGTATGGTGGCGTGGTTGGGATGCCTTGCATTTCCTTTCCTGGCAGTCGGCGGAACCATCTTCTGGCTGCTGCTTACCGACCACGATATCAATTTCTACTTGACGGCCAAACCTCCCAAGTTCTGGCTCGCCGTTGGATTGATTGCCGCCGTTCTCCTGGGCCTGGCTATCACTTGGGTCCGACGCATTGCTTCTTGGTCTTTGGCCCTGCCAATCCTGCTGTTTGAGGATCGAAATCCGCGGGAGAGCCTGCTGGAAAGCTGCCATCGCACGCGTGGGAAACTGAAACCCATTGCATTTGCATTTGTGTGTTGGGGAGTGGGCAGTGGCCTAATGGGAATGGCTCTGTCTGCGATCGCCCTGGGGATAGGGCAGTCGATTGTTCCCCATTTCACCGGTTCCCTATGGATGCTAGTCCTGGCGGTAGGTTCGGTCGCCATGCTGGTCACGCTTGCCAATTGGACTGCTAATTTTATGAGCAACGCCACGTGCGCCGCGCTTGTGACAGAACTCTACTTCCAATTCGCAGCCCCAGAACAATTCAATTTCGACCGCTTCCCTGATCCGGAACAAAAGATCTGGCAAATCAACATGTCGAGCCGGGCTCTCGTACTGACTTTGGGATTGCTAGGACTCGCTGCGGCCTTAGTCGGTAGCTCCGTATTTCGCGGGATTCAACTGGAGGATCGCGTCGAGATCACCGCTCATCGCGGAGGTGCTGGCAATGGCCCGGAGAACACACTCGCCGCGATCCGTCAAAGTATTGAACAAGGGACGGACTGGATTGAGATTGACGTGCAAGAATCGCGGGACGGTGTTGTCATGGTAGCCCATGATAGCGACCTGAAGAAAGTCGCTGGCAATCCCGTAAAAATCTGGGAGGCATCCGCTGCCGAACTACGGGCCATCGACATCGGAAGCTACTTCTCCACGGAATTCAGCGACCAACGTATGCCCACACTGGAAGAAGTGTTGGTCGCTTGCAAGGGACGCGCCAAAGTCAATATTGAACTGAAGTACTACGGACATACCCAATCCTTGGAGCAGCGCGTCGTCGAGCTTGTCGAGAAACATCAGATGCAGTCCGAGATCGTTATCATGTCACTCGACTCCCAGGGGCTCCGCCGGATGAAACAGCTCCGTCCCGATTGGACCGCCGGATTGCTGACCGCGGTCGCGGTTGGCGACCTGACTCGAGCATCCGCTGATTTTCTCGCCGTGAATAGCAAATTGGCCACACGAAAGTTCATTGCCAATAGCCACAACCGCTCCAAGCCCGTATACGTTTGGACCATCAACGATGGCTACGCCATGTCCGCCATGATGAGTCGCGGTGCCAACAATATCATTACCGACTTCCCCCTCCGCGCGCGACGTGTGCTGGACCAGCGAGCAGGTCTCAGCACTCCTGAACGTCTGATGGTGGAACTGGCTTTCTACCTCGGACTCAAAATTCCCGTGGGGGGAGAACCCTAA
- a CDS encoding UPF0236 family transposase-like protein, with the protein MQLKRVRWAVQDETSSTPIDALLDEAEKSFTCGIREMLCRLNQSSSSFVKTAANIARLSSIDISGESVRQLVEYEGRKVTNQLTRGGIDIGWSSADCTLENVPQKSSASSSAASGAVNDQQKPTPTRVYVGCDGVKVPVVTQAEKTKRRTTIKLKRRRSGKKCRPLPAARAGSDQQYKEARIVVAYNESQTLRLVIATRGDCEVTGRLMRSMATTIKLDEATESIANIDGAPWIRNQLEFHNIVDKINLDYYHMKDNAQKARREMFGEDESGATWLTALTNILMEQGVDALLSELLTQKLTCSGRRLQALEQLIGYISERREIIRYRELRARGIQIGSGPTEAQCKTTTQRVKGRGRRWDFANAECMMNLAALEASNLWDNYWGNHAKNAA; encoded by the coding sequence GTGCAACTAAAGCGTGTTCGGTGGGCAGTTCAAGACGAAACCAGCAGCACACCGATCGATGCCTTGCTGGATGAAGCAGAGAAAAGCTTCACGTGCGGGATACGTGAGATGCTTTGTCGTTTGAATCAAAGTTCCTCCAGCTTTGTAAAGACTGCGGCCAATATCGCTCGTTTATCATCGATCGACATTAGCGGCGAAAGCGTACGGCAATTGGTCGAGTACGAAGGTCGCAAGGTAACCAACCAGCTAACGCGAGGGGGCATTGATATTGGCTGGTCGTCGGCAGACTGCACGTTGGAAAATGTTCCCCAGAAGTCGTCGGCCAGTTCATCAGCCGCATCTGGCGCAGTGAATGATCAACAAAAACCAACCCCAACTCGGGTTTATGTCGGCTGCGACGGAGTGAAGGTACCGGTCGTTACTCAAGCCGAGAAGACTAAGCGTCGCACTACGATCAAACTGAAACGTCGACGTAGTGGAAAGAAATGTCGGCCGTTGCCAGCAGCTCGAGCAGGTTCGGATCAACAGTACAAGGAAGCAAGAATCGTAGTTGCTTACAACGAATCTCAGACGCTCCGGCTTGTGATAGCTACCCGCGGTGATTGCGAAGTCACTGGGCGCTTGATGCGAAGTATGGCGACGACCATCAAACTAGATGAAGCGACTGAGTCCATTGCAAATATCGATGGCGCTCCATGGATACGCAACCAATTGGAGTTTCACAACATTGTGGATAAAATCAACTTGGATTACTACCACATGAAAGACAACGCACAAAAGGCGCGTCGCGAGATGTTCGGCGAGGATGAATCGGGAGCCACATGGTTAACGGCATTGACCAACATCCTGATGGAACAGGGAGTCGACGCACTGCTGAGTGAGCTGCTTACTCAGAAACTCACGTGCTCAGGTCGACGCCTTCAAGCCTTGGAGCAATTGATCGGATATATTTCGGAGCGTCGTGAAATCATTCGTTATCGCGAACTTCGCGCTCGCGGCATTCAGATCGGCAGTGGTCCGACCGAGGCCCAATGCAAAACTACCACACAACGGGTCAAAGGCCGAGGTCGCCGGTGGGATTTCGCCAATGCCGAGTGCATGATGAACCTCGCTGCACTCGAAGCGAGTAACCTCTGGGACAATTACTGGGGAAATCATGCAAAAAATGCTGCCTAA
- a CDS encoding ArsR/SmtB family transcription factor, producing the protein MAEPSRTPEIECAVFLKALGDPLRLQIVRGLQSGPLSVSDIALSLDQEIGVVSHHLRVLFHAHVVTTQRDGKFIYYSLSEDLLNPRTRKQLLDFGCCKLDIGPMTTH; encoded by the coding sequence ATGGCAGAGCCCAGTCGCACCCCAGAAATCGAGTGTGCGGTGTTCCTGAAAGCCTTAGGGGATCCCTTGCGTCTGCAAATAGTCCGCGGCTTGCAAAGCGGCCCACTGAGCGTCTCCGACATCGCACTGTCTCTCGACCAAGAAATCGGTGTGGTCTCCCATCATTTGCGAGTCCTGTTCCACGCCCATGTCGTCACTACCCAACGCGATGGAAAGTTCATCTACTACTCGCTCAGCGAAGATCTCTTGAACCCGCGAACGCGCAAGCAACTGCTCGATTTTGGCTGTTGCAAGCTCGATATCGGTCCCATGACCACTCACTAA
- a CDS encoding HAMP domain-containing sensor histidine kinase, translated as MIRLFLRFYVAVLCILVMAWLIQYFVFRLSNLSQNQQVVEQALAGGVRTAIAQLESVDAEGLESTLAALEVIYEYPVRRYAFADGLLRASWKNRILDQQVVYYVRSGGGYVAAAMGEQHYVEFGPLPSFVGPESTIVTLGLGAVLLLAAIAIAILLRPVARQLHAVEKTAMAIAAGDLSARIDSLKVPKGVSLANAFNTMADRTENLLNSQRELLQAVSHELRTPLARMRFAVDLIESAPSDAIRSDRLAAVDRSIHELDELVGELLTYMRMDAPRPHAALEEFDVCKLVQEVIDSRSVPFPNLKFSMVCQSAECVVVAERISVGRAIGNLVGNAAKFADGEIRVEIEAMESKVRIRVDDDGPGVPEDKAQQIFEPFVRLPGSPGSGAGLGLALVSRIVERHAGEVRATRSELGGACFEVLLPKCQ; from the coding sequence ATGATTCGATTGTTTCTTCGCTTCTATGTAGCCGTGCTGTGCATACTAGTCATGGCGTGGCTCATTCAATATTTTGTATTCCGGCTGTCCAACCTGTCACAGAATCAGCAGGTGGTCGAGCAGGCATTAGCTGGGGGCGTGAGGACGGCGATCGCCCAGTTGGAGTCGGTGGATGCGGAGGGGCTCGAATCCACCTTGGCCGCACTTGAAGTGATCTACGAATACCCAGTTCGCCGATATGCGTTTGCCGACGGATTGCTTCGAGCCAGCTGGAAGAATCGTATTCTGGATCAACAGGTTGTTTACTATGTCCGCAGTGGTGGCGGATATGTAGCGGCAGCCATGGGCGAGCAGCACTACGTCGAATTTGGCCCACTGCCCAGCTTCGTAGGACCCGAGAGTACCATTGTGACACTGGGGTTGGGGGCCGTTCTCTTGCTGGCGGCAATTGCCATCGCCATCCTCTTGCGCCCGGTGGCTCGGCAATTGCATGCGGTTGAGAAGACCGCCATGGCGATTGCGGCCGGTGACTTAAGTGCTCGAATCGATAGTTTAAAAGTCCCGAAAGGTGTGTCTTTGGCGAACGCCTTCAATACGATGGCAGACCGCACGGAAAATCTGCTCAATTCGCAGCGGGAACTGTTGCAAGCTGTTTCCCATGAGTTGCGGACTCCACTGGCAAGAATGCGATTTGCGGTGGACCTGATCGAATCGGCGCCCAGCGACGCGATTCGGTCGGATCGGCTGGCGGCCGTCGATCGCTCGATTCATGAATTGGATGAATTGGTGGGGGAGTTACTGACGTACATGCGTATGGATGCGCCGCGGCCGCACGCAGCACTAGAAGAATTTGATGTGTGCAAGCTCGTCCAGGAGGTCATCGACTCGAGATCGGTTCCCTTTCCCAACCTCAAGTTTTCCATGGTCTGTCAATCTGCCGAATGCGTGGTGGTTGCCGAACGGATCAGCGTGGGACGCGCTATTGGGAATTTGGTCGGTAACGCTGCCAAGTTTGCCGACGGCGAGATCCGTGTGGAGATCGAAGCCATGGAATCGAAAGTTCGAATCCGAGTAGACGATGATGGGCCTGGGGTACCAGAGGACAAAGCCCAGCAGATCTTTGAACCCTTTGTGCGACTACCTGGCTCCCCGGGAAGCGGAGCTGGTCTGGGATTGGCACTCGTCAGCCGAATTGTCGAACGCCATGCTGGCGAGGTCCGGGCGACCCGCAGCGAGCTAGGGGGCGCGTGCTTTGAAGTCCTGCTTCCGAAGTGCCAATGA
- a CDS encoding response regulator transcription factor: MSSMVPTETYRLLVVEDDRELAGMVADFLESHGFLAQVEHDGLEAVRRIREEPFDAVILDIGLPNLDGIEVCRAVRPNFDGPILILTARGGEIDEVVALEVGADDYMSKPVRPRALLARLKVHLRRVDASLPHSDNDVLRIGELTINPSCREVTLDGQVIGLTTAEFDLLESLARQAGVVVPRAEIYEQLNGIRYDGLDRSIDLRVSRLRRKLGDDPQNPTMIKSVRGVGYILVARP; this comes from the coding sequence ATGAGCTCGATGGTGCCAACTGAGACCTACCGATTGCTTGTGGTAGAGGATGATCGAGAGCTCGCTGGGATGGTCGCCGACTTTCTAGAGAGTCATGGATTCCTCGCACAAGTCGAGCATGACGGCCTGGAAGCGGTTCGGCGCATCCGTGAAGAGCCGTTTGATGCGGTGATTTTGGATATCGGATTGCCCAATTTGGATGGTATTGAAGTATGTCGCGCCGTGCGTCCAAACTTCGACGGTCCGATCTTGATACTGACGGCCCGTGGCGGCGAGATCGACGAAGTTGTTGCCCTGGAAGTTGGTGCGGATGACTACATGTCGAAGCCGGTCCGCCCTCGCGCCTTGCTAGCACGCCTCAAAGTCCACCTGAGGCGTGTGGACGCATCTCTTCCGCATAGCGATAACGACGTGCTTAGAATCGGCGAGCTAACGATCAATCCCAGTTGTCGAGAGGTAACCTTGGATGGTCAAGTCATCGGTTTGACCACTGCCGAGTTTGATCTACTGGAGAGTCTTGCGCGGCAGGCGGGAGTGGTTGTGCCTCGCGCCGAAATCTACGAACAGCTCAATGGAATACGTTACGACGGACTCGATCGCTCTATCGACTTGCGCGTCTCTCGGCTGCGGCGCAAGTTGGGAGATGATCCGCAGAATCCAACAATGATCAAGTCGGTACGCGGCGTGGGCTACATATTGGTTGCACGCCCATGA